From the genome of Schistocerca piceifrons isolate TAMUIC-IGC-003096 chromosome 6, iqSchPice1.1, whole genome shotgun sequence:
TAGTACATACAAACTTTAAATATTTCACAGATGTCATTTTTAATGTTTAgaacaaatgctgctttatttatagTACTGTATGACATTTGATTTGGTATAATTTACTTTGGCATTTATTATctgttatatatatttttattgtttcagtaATTTGGATACAATGATTCACTTACTGAAAGGAAATATAGGCACTGGAATTTTAGCTATGCCAGATGCATTTAGGAATGCTGGGCTTGTTGTGGGAACAATTGGGACTCTCTTGATGGGGGTGATCTGCACTCACTGTATGCACATGTTGGTAAGTGTTTTTGTCTTTGAGAACAATTCTTGTAATaactgttttctatttttattcttgtGGCACTACTTCATGATAAGAATCACCTCCCAAAGAAAATATTGGCATCTTATTCATTTCAGGGAggtcttctttgtgttttagagTAATAATTCACTGACTATACTTATTATTAACTGGATACGAGATGAAGTGGGCTACATAAGAACACATAAGCATTTGGTGCTGATGTTCCACAGCAAACAGGAGACAACAGGGTGGCAGAATAATTGTACCAACCAGTCATAATAATGTACCCTGCTTTAGTTTGAAGTTCTGACCACCAACCTTCAAAATGTATCACGGCTGTGTCTGAAAATCTGCCCCAGTCATTTATATGGCATGACATTTATGGCAAATGTAAGCTCCGGTTACAGTAGCAAGCATGTGTTTTTTGATTTCAAATTGGGTTTTTTACACTAATGTTTAAATGGGTTGCTGTAGTCCCATAGTAAAGGGGGCCGTCAGATCTGGTAATAATACAAGCCAGTAGATTACATTGGTCCATTTAATCCATTGTGTTTACTGTGTATATACAGTGTAAAAATGAAACTGTGGTTTTGGAGGCGTAGCAGTGTTTTATCTCATAATTTTGGATGGTACAATTGTTCAGTTGTCTTGGTCTCCACTCCTGACTATGCCACACATCTTTCAGAGACTTATGTCCCGTGGTTTCCTACCCCAAAGAATTCACTTTGGACCACTCCATCAATTGTCTTATTTTATCCAGGTCAGGGGTAAAAGTATGCACAGATAAATAATACTGCAATCAGGCTTCAGACTGTTTGGACAGCTCATAATTGTCTTAGAATATTCTTATCTGCTATAGTTTAAAACTCTCCTTAGATGGAGATATTTCATGTAAGGAATGCTttacaaacaaacatttttctgcAGGTGAAATGCTCTCATGAACTGTGCAGAAGGAATCAAGTACCATCGCTGGGATTTTCTGATGTAGTTGAAACTTCATTCCAAACAGGACCACAACCTCTTCGGAAGTATTCAAGTTATGCCAAAGTTATGATAAACGTTTTTCTGTGTATAACACAACTTGGGTTCTGCTGTGTGTACTTTGTATTTGTGGCAGCCAATTTGAGAGATGTAAGTAAGAGCTACGCATCTTATCCTCACACTACATGAAGTCTTTACCTGCTTTTATttacatcatcaccatcatcatcatcatctcttctgAAGTAAAAAACACATACAgtccacacaagcacaactcacacatgaATGATCACTGTCTCTGGCCGCTGAGGCCACACCAGCCAGGCACAGTGGTCAAAATGCGTGTGTGCGCGTACATGTGGCTTGTGCGCGCGCACAtacgtgtgtgttttctacttcagggGAAGGCCATTTTGCTGAAAGCTAAAATGTATAGTAGTCTTTAACTTTGGatgctttcactctctgatgtcttaCAGAATAATATTTTAGGTAATTCAGCACTCAGGCAAAAAGTATacattgctcaaaagaaagtggtttaaTGTATGGGgctcatagttgcacatcttgtagacatttgtttgaaaggttaggaattcttacaacagcctcatagtACATTTCCTCAGTAattaaatttgttctcaacaatatGGACCAgtgtaaaaacaacagtgacattcatgattataataccagagagaaagaaagacactgtgctctacttaacctatctttggcacagaaaggggtataATATGCTGCTGTGAaacttttacataaattaccacatgaaataaaatgtgtaacagacagcagcaatagtttcaaaaataaattgaaatcatatctcctagaCAAATCATTTTAtaacatagatgaattcttgaatagaaataaataaatctacatgtataatatatgcattttgtgccacttAAGGGAGTGGggcaggtaataaaaatttttaaagttttttttattcttgtgtGCATTTCATAATAATGGTTACTGcgagactgatcaatggaacatgtaaatAACTAACTTCCAATGTTTTTTAAACTGTGTAGTGGtcatttttctttgtgtagcagGTAACAATTTCAAAACATCCAAAAATTAAAGTGATAATGTTGTAACCTCTTTTATTGTTTGCTACAAAAATATGAGGGATATGTATTATCAAAAATTATGTTGTAAAGTATTTCAAATTTAAGATACCGCTTTAGGAACAGTCCAAATAGTACATTCTTTTACTGATGAATTAAATAATTTGTTTCAGGTTATGTCGTATTACTTCAAGTGGCATCTAGGAATTGATGCGTATCTTCTACTATTATTGATTCCCATGATATTTCTAAACTGGGTGAAGAACTTGAAGTACCTCACACCAATATCATTGTTTGCTGCCATTGTTACCGTGACTGGCCTGGGAATTACATTCTTCTACATGCTACAAGGGCTACCTAGAACATCATCTGTCAAAGCATTTGCTACATGGAAACAACTGCCCCTTTACTTTGGAACTGCCATATATGCATTTGAAGGAATTGGTGTGGTGAGTATTTATTCATCATTTATGAGGGTAATAGACTGAAAGTGGGGCAGTAAAGATGGTATGAAAATCTTGCCTTCATCCCCTGTCCTGTCCCATCCCCTTGCTCATAATGAGAGTAAATTCTCTAGTTTGCTCCCTTCCTACTGAGATCTTCTGCCatattagatttagattagatttactttcattccaatcgatccatagtgaggaggtcctccaggatgtagaacatgtcagaaaagctataatacatgacaaatatttacaactaagacaaatatttacaactaaatcaaataagctaatgtaccttccacacgtcccaagtggaatgaccgtaatttttttttatgaacactatatgaaaggatcattttacaacactcatttactaagatcacattaatgctctgaatttaaaattaaaaaagtgttttttatttgtaaggtaataaTCATATAATCGAACTACtacagttggttctactgagaaattaatCAAAGGAGTATGAAGGAGTTGGACACcagtaaatcctttaggcttctcttaaactgaatttcattggttgttaaactGTTTATGgcagctggcaagttattgaaaaagtgtgttcctgaacaatgcacacctttttgtacaggagtaagtgactttaaatctgtgtgaagattattcttatttctagtattgattccatgaactgagctgttggtttcaaaaaatgatatatttttaatgacaaatttcactaagcaataaatatattaggaagtagtagttagtatccctagttccctaaacaggcctctgcaggatgttcttgagttacaccacatataactcttattgtacatttttgtgcccagaaaactttagcttggcttgatgaattgccccaaaaaataatcccgtatgaaagtaagcatagtatgccagctttttcatttttatatcccctatgtctgacagaattcgcattgcaaatagagatttgtttagatgctTCCACAGTTCTGTGGTGTGGGTGTGCTCCTccaagttgaatttattatcaagctgtaatcccaagaatttaactctGTCCACTTCTCctgtctgcttgtcatcatatgttaggcacatTCTCGTGGAACAccctttacaagttctgaactacatgtaatgtgttttttcaaagtttagtaacaAAGAACTggttaggaaccagtgattaacgtccacaaatattttattagccaatctttctaagactacaattgatttgctacttattgcaatgtatGTTACTGATGAAAGTTCATTGATATACACGAGAAaaggtaagggccctaagatggaaccttgtggtacTCTATatttaattagttcccagttggatgatggcTGATAGGTTAGTAcaagtctctttcctaataacaccctttgtttcctgccatagatataagatttgaaccattttgcagcattttgtgttacaccataatattctattttacttaaaaggatattgtgatttacacaatcaaatgccattgacagatcacaaaatataccagttgcctgcaattttttgtttagtgaattaagtacattttcactgtaagcatAGGTAGccctctcaatatcagaaccctttagaaatctaaactgcaactttgacagtatgttatttgtgataagatggttataaagctgattgtacattaccatttctaaaatttttgagaatgctgtcaAAAGTGAAATTAGACACTATTTTGTTATctccctttttaaacagtggcttaacttcagcatatttcaaccattcaggaaatattccactgataaacgactagtTACACAGAAAGCTTAATAtgttaactcagaatcacattctttaattaactttgttgatatttcatcatactcactagacatttttgattttaaagatttcatgatggacattacttctgctggggtagtgagggtcacattcatattatggaagttacttgaaatgtctggtctgaggtatcccatggcagcatctacagaacctgacaaccccatgtttCCAGTAACAGTTgtcaaatgtttgttaaaaagttctgcaacactgtaCATATCTGTCGCCAATGTATcacttactcttaatgctatttgcccctcCTCATGTCTGGCTCTACTGGtcttctccttcactatatcccatattgtctttattttgctacatgatatgactatcttttacttgttatatatttgctttgatgtccgtattacagtctttaatatttttcggtatttcttgtaatgtgctgtagCATCAACCTCAGaactgtttttgttttacatgataCCTCTATTCATTGAGTAatgcatggcttctttgtagactttgctctaaccttggttagctttgtgggaaaacagtgttcaaataaggtaagcactttattagcaaaagtgttatatttttcattcactccagtgaatgtctctgaggagtgtcctaaaagaatcaattttttccttatttattaccctcttgagttcagatttgacagattttatatcctgtccagtattaacatttaacagaaggaattgCATTTCATGGTCTAAGGGGCCAttgactactggttttgtaatataattttgttcattagactgttctataaagatattatcaatggctgtttgtgagcaattggctaccccagttgggaactttacagtgggaatgaagttaaatgatagtgttactaactcatataagttcttattgggagagtctttaagggaatctacattgaagtcaccagcaaccactatttctttgtttttggttgttaaatgggccagtacagcttcaaggtggtttatgaacaaattaaagttacctgcaggtgcttgatatacacttaatattatgaaggctTTTTTATAAACTTCCACTTCTGTTGcaaatgcttccatatgttgctctaggcaaaatttatgaatgtctttgttcttaaatttatgacagttcctaatgcatgtggcaactcctcctttcaccatctctgctctacaaaagtgagatgctaacctaaattctgtaacacttaaaagttctataacagtagtcacatgatgttcagagaggcagattatgtcagcttggtttgaggactctaattcatctatgcagttaattaattcattaattttatttctcagtcatcaaatattttgatgcaataaagatagctgacatttcacattgactgagttaaaattgggtagagttgaaatttctcCAGATTGTTGAAAATTCTTGACCAACAGctatttatgctgatgtaataagctagaattatgtttttgggtttctttctcaaactgaaggtttgtctcaatcctaacctctcttaaaacttagtttctttctgtcctccctaccctaaaaaatggTCTtttccaaacccttccattccctgttgaggtgaaggccatgcctagtataatcccacctattgagataaTCAGCAGGAACCACACCAGTGTGTGaacctgcacccgacataagcagccaatccaactccaaattaactctctttaCAGAAGAGTTCGAATGAGGtcagtcatggcgcccaagaacagatacgagctatactgtacccaggatcccTGTCAGCACTGTTACCTGGCCCACCCACTGTAACCACGGTGTcatccttagtgaaatctttgcaaagtgaccctaaatcctctgtcacctgctccagcactaggtttaaaaaaaaattgtgacctggtattctgatcccagttcatcctgcaaaagttggtcaACACCTCTTTAATGGAAaccacctaacaacaacactttctttctctttactgatttccctatattcttacttttcaatttgctgctgaaagtttgttgtgccctgtctacacctgcaactgcttgaggctcaccagcttctaactgaggcaacaggtcaagtctattttccacattcaccacatagctgtcagacaaagttctaggcctgttcctcctgttgcctgttgccactttccacctctctttacccttctccctccttaacatgTCAaaatctcccctggccttgtctaattcagccaGAAGGGTGGAAAATGTCCCCTCCTGTTCTagcatcttcctatctctactacatatcctacaaaaccactgatgagtgtcatttacttcccctactcccatgccactacagtcaccaacatggaaaaaactacagcacccgtcACACCAAAGGCCCGATCTAACAATTCTATGGCAGGTCAAACACTTTTCACTCATGCTAAACATAATAGtgtattaagaataagtcagttaaattacagataaacttgAAAATATGATTCTACAAATTTGGCGTGTAcgcaactgtatgtaaacaaaaacaaagtgcaaagtttctgaaacaataaCGTAAACTTTACACTACTTTTCGGAAgtgtgagttaaataatgaagaggtatgctACTGTTAAAGAGCTGGAGAGGGCAAGGAATAATTAAACAAAATTCTATACATTTGCTGCgacaaaacgtaaacagaaaatacgactaaaacccgactgtacgatcttttcgcgttttctgctatattacgtgaagaaaaatgaaacctttaatggtatgtATAAAAAGCTCACTAATACATCTATTTACCACATAGCCAATACTAAACTAAATGttgttataatctaaaatgacttatctttacgagaacaccaaaactcacGCTAGTCGCCTATCTGCAGGGCTTCTTATATACTGCAGAAACGTATGTAAAGATGGATTAAGAGAACTAAATTTCTCAGTAAAAAGGAGCAAAGGAGACCACTCATCGAACATAGAAGCGTTGAGTCattgacaaaagaaaaagaaaacatgctaGCTTTCGTCGATTATTCAATGCTTTTACTATTCAGTGAGTGGTCTTGTTAcctctaaattatttacattctacagtAACTTTTATATTCCCTTAAACTACCTGTTATCTAATATTCTTCTTTGTTATATTGTATCAACCGAGTGctttaataatgaaaacaaagcCTGTGCTACTGTCCCCCCAGGACTCTTGGTTATGGTAGGTAATCTTCTTATTCAGCATCCGTCTGCTTCAtggatttttttctctgttttctacaaTTTCATCCATGTCATACAGTCATTTTCATTGCCTGTTGCACTGCTTCTACACTTATTCATCCTTCTATTCCCTGTGCAACTCTTCTCCACCAGCCACTTGTCATTAGCCATTTTGTATTTGCTTTCCACAAAAGTGATCATTACTctgtattttgtcttttatttcattcatttacacgCTTGTGATTGTTACTATATGAAGTAAGAGAATAAACACTATTACACATAGAAAATTATACAGCATTCACCAAAAGCTATGACATATTGTCAGCACAGAGGTGATTTCATTTTCAAAACCACAAACTGACATGAATTACTACCCCTACGAAATCTCAAATAGTTACAGAACAACAAAAATACACACTACTCTGTGGACATTCTTAAATTAAAGTCTGTTTATATGACAATAATATCTGAACAGCTTTTGGTAAAAGCTGTAATAGTATTGTGCAGTTAACATTTGAAGTGGTTGGAGCAGTGATTATGACAAACAGAGCAAGACAATTATTTTTACATAGTGCTTAAATACCCTGTAAACAAATAGACGACTGTGCAGATCAGAGCAAAATACTACAATATACTGGGAACTCCGAACCAGTGTTGAATATGATTTACTTACAGATTTGATAGATCATTGAAAGATGAAACCTCCTGCTTCTTTATAATTAAAATCAACCACAGCTAAAGTAATTGCAATAACTGATAGTATGCTTTCAGATGATTGTTGCCTGGAGGTTTCCAAATCATAGATAATGTTGACATGCTTTTAGATTCTTGTGTACAGTATCATGCAGAAAAGGATAATGATAATAAACGTTTGTGTGTAACATGTGTCACAATTTCTGCTTTTGACCAGAATTTGAAGCAATGTGGATCAAAATTTGTGGTGTTACTTCATGATTGTAGATGGAAACATAGATTGATCATAACATTTTTTGAGATACAGAATGGAGttttgaaaaaagtaaaacatgtttgaaaGAAAAAATGtctctcaatttttttaaaaaaaaagttgaacaaTAACAAGGGCCAACTGTACAACTCTCCTTGACCTTATGAACTAATATTTGCATTTTTAATGTTCATCTGTGTGCTAGGTGACACTTTTTTTCCCCACAAGAGCCAAATTGCTGCAATTGGAACACAAATTATTAGCTAATGTAGCATATTCACCAAAATCATCTCCAGCTTTCCCCATTCATCATTCTTAGTTCCTGGCTAGATGACACAAATTCTCACTGACCGACTGTGGTATTGACATTATGATGAGTATTTTACAGGCCTTGACAATCATTACATTCTCAAGTTAGTTCGTAGTGCTGATGAGGTAACACACAAAATACTTTCTCATACATTTTTACATACTTATTGATAACCTTCCATACATTGTTACTCTTTGGTGTGAAACACTGTATCACTTTGTAAAATGATGTGTAATAGATTCAGTAGTTCAGCTGACCGCAGTGCTTTTCCTCTGAACATTGGGCATTTTCATTTGGCATTTCAGTGTGGGTatcctcctcctcaccccccccccccccccctcctgctcctGCACGtgtgcgcgcacgcacacacacacacacacacacacacacacacacacacacacacacacactcgaacacacagtatttcaatcAAGTGTACTTGATGATCTTCctatgttcttatttcatttttgtggtcTTGTGAGATGATGGTATAGATTAATAATCTCGCACAATACTCCAATAAAAGGTGTAAGCTGTTATGTATTTGCACAATTCTGTAAGCTGTTATGTATTTGCACAATTCTGTAAGCCGTTATGTATTTGCACAATTCaaataattgttttcaaaaatCATGTTTGTATTGCTTATTTTTTCAGGTCCTTCCTCTGGAAAACAACATGAAAACCCCTCAGGATTTTGGTGGATGGACTGGAGTTCTAAATACAGGAATGGTTATTGTAGCAGCTTTGTACACATCAGTTGGATTTTTTGGGTACCTAAAGTATGGAGAAAAAGTTAAATTGGGAAGCATCACTTTGAATCTGCCACAAAGGGATTTGTAAGTTATTTTACATCAGATTTGAAAATAGAAATATGCTTGAATCCTACTATACATTGGCTGGCAGATTGTTGTATAGACatattgtgaaaaaaaattataaggAATGTAGAGCTCTTCAAATGTCTGTTCTATAATCATATTATTAGtataacaatattatgtaaaggaaatttgctactcgccacatagtggagatgctgactcgcagataggcacaataaaaagactgtcacaaataaagctttgagccattaaggcctttgtcaacaatggatgtagacacacacacacacacacacacacacacacacaaaaaaaactgcagtctcaggcaggcaactgaaaccacactgtgagcagcagcaccagtgtgtgatgggagtggcaactgggtgggggtaaggaagaagctggtgtggggagggggaaggatagtatTTTGGAGGTGgtgaacagtgaagtgctgcaggttaggtgGTGGTCAGGGGAGAGGTGGCGAGGAGGGTGGGGGTAGcgaaaaaggagagaagtgaaaagactgggtgtggtaaTGGAGTGATGGGTctttgtagtgctggaataggaacagggaaggggctggattggCGAGGACAGTCACTAAAGAAGGTTGAGactaggagggttacaggaacataggatgtattgcagggaaagttcccatctgcacaattcagaaaacctggtgttggtgggaaggatacatatggcacaggctgtgaagtagtcattggaatgaaggatgtcatgtttgccAGCATGTacagcaacagggtgatccattTTTTTgtggccacagtttgtcaatggttgtcatgcccacacagaatgcagcacagtggttgcagcttatctACTAGATCACATGATGAAAGATGTcattaatgaatctgaacctgtgaaaccagccatgatctacaaactaagctgcaaccactgtgctgcattctatgtgggcatgacaaccatcgacaaactgtggccacaaaacaagtggaccaccctgttactgaacacgctgccaaacatgacatccttcatttcaatgactgcttcacagcctgtaccatgtggatccttctcaccaacacaagcttttctgaattgcacagttgggaaccccttccctgttcccattccagcaccggacatccatcattccatcatcataccCAGTCTTTTTACGTCTCTCTTTTTTCGCTACTTTCTCCCTCTCCCCACCTCTCTCCTGCCTGTTgtgtaacctgcagcacttcactgtccaccatctcCACCATACTGTCCCTccacctccccgccccagcctcctccttacccccacccagtcgccactcccgtcatacactggtgctgctgcttgcagtgtggtttcagttgcctgagactgcagttgtgtgtgtgtgtgtgtgtgtgtgtgtgtgtgtgtgtgtgtatacacctgTTGTTGAAAAAAGCATTAatagccaaaagctttatttgtgacagtcttttcattgtgcctatctacgagtcagcatctccgctatatggtgagtagcaactttccttttcataatattgttacattccatcctggattttctattgttagtATAACTTATAAATAAAGAGGTAAAAGGGTTCTGTATAAAAATTTTTGCTACAGTATAGTTTAGGTATTACAGGATCCTTAACACTTATTGCCAGATTTGTTCAAGCAAA
Proteins encoded in this window:
- the LOC124802476 gene encoding proton-coupled amino acid transporter-like protein pathetic isoform X4, translating into MRRLVLSDREASRRRLLGAATPLPVGAKMKEGRDERQPLLPATEPLNDSYEKRALAAPPPPPRASPDSVLVHLPGQMEADGGVSSPVGTGGSKPPLEPTLGDGDYDPLLQRDLEHPTSNLDTMIHLLKGNIGTGILAMPDAFRNAGLVVGTIGTLLMGVICTHCMHMLVKCSHELCRRNQVPSLGFSDVVETSFQTGPQPLRKYSSYAKVMINVFLCITQLGFCCVYFVFVAANLRDVMSYYFKWHLGIDAYLLLLLIPMIFLNWVKNLKYLTPISLFAAIVTVTGLGITFFYMLQGLPRTSSVKAFATWKQLPLYFGTAIYAFEGIGVVLPLENNMKTPQDFGGWTGVLNTGMVIVAALYTSVGFFGYLKYGEKVKLGSITLNLPQRDLLAQSVRLMMAVAIFFSYGLQFYVPMSIIWPLIRPRLETERAQMLGEYILRTVLVIFTFCLAIAIPNLGAVISLVGAVSSSTLALIFPPLIEILTFWHDDLGRYNWILCKDICIMIFGVCGFMFGSYVSIANIISPEE
- the LOC124802476 gene encoding proton-coupled amino acid transporter-like protein pathetic isoform X3, translating into MSSGRAYGTLNKQVALARGLGAATPLPVGAKMKEGRDERQPLLPATEPLNDSYEKRALAAPPPPPRASPDSVLVHLPGQMEADGGVSSPVGTGGSKPPLEPTLGDGDYDPLLQRDLEHPTSNLDTMIHLLKGNIGTGILAMPDAFRNAGLVVGTIGTLLMGVICTHCMHMLVKCSHELCRRNQVPSLGFSDVVETSFQTGPQPLRKYSSYAKVMINVFLCITQLGFCCVYFVFVAANLRDVMSYYFKWHLGIDAYLLLLLIPMIFLNWVKNLKYLTPISLFAAIVTVTGLGITFFYMLQGLPRTSSVKAFATWKQLPLYFGTAIYAFEGIGVVLPLENNMKTPQDFGGWTGVLNTGMVIVAALYTSVGFFGYLKYGEKVKLGSITLNLPQRDLLAQSVRLMMAVAIFFSYGLQFYVPMSIIWPLIRPRLETERAQMLGEYILRTVLVIFTFCLAIAIPNLGAVISLVGAVSSSTLALIFPPLIEILTFWHDDLGRYNWILCKDICIMIFGVCGFMFGSYVSIANIISPEE
- the LOC124802476 gene encoding proton-coupled amino acid transporter-like protein pathetic isoform X6, which translates into the protein MKEGRDERQPLLPATEPLNDSYEKRALAAPPPPPRASPDSVLVHLPGQMEADGGVSSPVGTGGSKPPLEPTLGDGDYDPLLQRDLEHPTSNLDTMIHLLKGNIGTGILAMPDAFRNAGLVVGTIGTLLMGVICTHCMHMLVKCSHELCRRNQVPSLGFSDVVETSFQTGPQPLRKYSSYAKVMINVFLCITQLGFCCVYFVFVAANLRDVMSYYFKWHLGIDAYLLLLLIPMIFLNWVKNLKYLTPISLFAAIVTVTGLGITFFYMLQGLPRTSSVKAFATWKQLPLYFGTAIYAFEGIGVVLPLENNMKTPQDFGGWTGVLNTGMVIVAALYTSVGFFGYLKYGEKVKLGSITLNLPQRDLLAQSVRLMMAVAIFFSYGLQFYVPMSIIWPLIRPRLETERAQMLGEYILRTVLVIFTFCLAIAIPNLGAVISLVGAVSSSTLALIFPPLIEILTFWHDDLGRYNWILCKDICIMIFGVCGFMFGSYVSIANIISPEE
- the LOC124802476 gene encoding proton-coupled amino acid transporter-like protein pathetic isoform X2 — protein: MSKFQLHAGIIMSSGRAYGTLNKQVALARGLGAATPLPVGAKMKEGRDERQPLLPATEPLNDSYEKRALAAPPPPPRASPDSVLVHLPGQMEADGGVSSPVGTGGSKPPLEPTLGDGDYDPLLQRDLEHPTSNLDTMIHLLKGNIGTGILAMPDAFRNAGLVVGTIGTLLMGVICTHCMHMLVKCSHELCRRNQVPSLGFSDVVETSFQTGPQPLRKYSSYAKVMINVFLCITQLGFCCVYFVFVAANLRDVMSYYFKWHLGIDAYLLLLLIPMIFLNWVKNLKYLTPISLFAAIVTVTGLGITFFYMLQGLPRTSSVKAFATWKQLPLYFGTAIYAFEGIGVVLPLENNMKTPQDFGGWTGVLNTGMVIVAALYTSVGFFGYLKYGEKVKLGSITLNLPQRDLLAQSVRLMMAVAIFFSYGLQFYVPMSIIWPLIRPRLETERAQMLGEYILRTVLVIFTFCLAIAIPNLGAVISLVGAVSSSTLALIFPPLIEILTFWHDDLGRYNWILCKDICIMIFGVCGFMFGSYVSIANIISPEE
- the LOC124802476 gene encoding proton-coupled amino acid transporter-like protein pathetic isoform X5, whose amino-acid sequence is MGDITPLQQLKLGAATPLPVGAKMKEGRDERQPLLPATEPLNDSYEKRALAAPPPPPRASPDSVLVHLPGQMEADGGVSSPVGTGGSKPPLEPTLGDGDYDPLLQRDLEHPTSNLDTMIHLLKGNIGTGILAMPDAFRNAGLVVGTIGTLLMGVICTHCMHMLVKCSHELCRRNQVPSLGFSDVVETSFQTGPQPLRKYSSYAKVMINVFLCITQLGFCCVYFVFVAANLRDVMSYYFKWHLGIDAYLLLLLIPMIFLNWVKNLKYLTPISLFAAIVTVTGLGITFFYMLQGLPRTSSVKAFATWKQLPLYFGTAIYAFEGIGVVLPLENNMKTPQDFGGWTGVLNTGMVIVAALYTSVGFFGYLKYGEKVKLGSITLNLPQRDLLAQSVRLMMAVAIFFSYGLQFYVPMSIIWPLIRPRLETERAQMLGEYILRTVLVIFTFCLAIAIPNLGAVISLVGAVSSSTLALIFPPLIEILTFWHDDLGRYNWILCKDICIMIFGVCGFMFGSYVSIANIISPEE